The following are encoded together in the Salvia hispanica cultivar TCC Black 2014 chromosome 6, UniMelb_Shisp_WGS_1.0, whole genome shotgun sequence genome:
- the LOC125193026 gene encoding LRR receptor-like serine/threonine-protein kinase FLS2 → MAKNWVVLPILPLLLLFTQGSTQIHPTDLAALRQIKNSLTAAQFFSTWDFSSPDPCSSFAGLTCSGSRVTILTLGTGLSDSPGLAGSLSPAISRLSALTQLILFAGIVTGPIPPDLASLRRLRVISLTNNRLTGPIPPDLLRLPDLHTLDLSRNRLSGAVPAPAPRLKILVLAGNRLSGEFPGDLPPELIHLDLSGNLLFGELPATLPPALRYLSAASNRLWGPLRGSLDPLSDLAYVDLSMNQFSGPVPGSLLRPGVATLLLQRNNLSGGIPASAPWPAVEGSTVDLSHNFLSGEVGAALAGVETLFLNNNRLSGGVATEYVESVVVGTMKTLYLQHNYLTGFPLEVGSALPDAAAVCVSYNCMAAPPLGLAACPVSAGDQLSRPAYQCAGFHNSLD, encoded by the coding sequence ATGGCCAAAAATTGGGTGGTGCTTCCAATCCtccccctcctcctcctcttcacACAGGGCAGCACGCAAATCCACCCTACCGACCTCGCCGCCCTCCGCCAAATCAAGAACTCCCTCACCGCCGCCCAATTCTTCTCCACCTGGGACTTCTCCTCCCCCGACCCCTGCTCCTCCTTCGCCGGCCTCACCTGCTCCGGCTCCCGCGTCACCATCCTCACCCTCGGCACCGGCCTCTCCGACTCCCCCGGCCTCGCCGGCTCCCTCTCCCCCGCCATCTCCCGCCTCTCCGCCCTCACCCAGCTCATCCTCTTCGCCGGCATTGTCACCGGCCCCATCCCGCCGGACCTCGCCTCCCTCCGCCGCCTCAGGGTCATCTCCCTCACCAACAACCGCCTCACCGGCCCCATCCCGCCGGACCTCCTCCGTCTCCCGGACCTCCACACCCTCGACCTCAGCCGGAACCGCCTCTCCGGCGCCGTTCCGGCGCCGGCGCCCCGCCTCAAGATCCTCGTCCTCGCCGGAAACCGCCTCTCCGGCGAATTTCCCGGCGACCTCCCGCCGGAGCTCATCCACCTCGACCTCAGCGGAAACTTACTCTTCGGCGAACTTCCGGCGACTTTGCCGCCGGCGCTCCGGTACCTGTCGGCGGCGAGCAATCGCCTGTGGGGGCCGCTCCGCGGGTCCCTGGACCCGCTGAGCGACCTCGCCTACGTGGACTTGAGCATGAACCAATTCAGTGGGCCCGTCCCGGGCTCGCTGCTCCGCCCTGGCGTGGCGACGCTCCTCCTCCAACGGAACAATCTCTCCGGCGGGATTCCGGCGTCGGCGCCGTGGCCGGCGGTGGAGGGGTCGACGGTGGACCTGAGCCACAACTTTTTGTCCGGGGAGGTGGGGGCGGCGCTGGCCGGGGTGGAGACGCTTTTCTTGAACAACAACCGGCTGAGCGGCGGCGTGGCGACGGAGTACGTGGAGAGCGTGGTGGTGGGGACCATGAAGACGCTCTACTTGCAGCATAACTACCTGACGGGATTCCCGTTGGAGGTGGGGTCCGCGCTGCCGGATGCGGCAGCGGTGTGCGTGTCGTATAATTGCATGGCAGCGCCGCCATTGGGGCTGGCGGCGTGCCCCGTCAGCGCCGGAGACCAGCTATCGAGGCCGGCCTATCAGTGCGCCGGATTTCATAATTCTTTGGattga
- the LOC125191759 gene encoding RCC1 domain-containing protein RUG3, mitochondrial isoform X1, with translation MAVRRRIITSISSSTFSCNWSRCISSSATNSPPLIYDYSKNSSSTAAADQSVTLQLLSWGRGASGQLGGGIEETRIYPAPVCTIIAPPNFSLTRSVPGRLPQLSDGESPLEVGISCGLFHSGLLVDGKLWIWGKGDGGRLGFGQETSVFVPARNPNLESDVRSIALGGLHSVALDVLGRVFTWGYGGFGALGHSVYHRELLPKMVEGSWDEEMFHIATSGTHTAAITKSGKLYIWGRDEGDGRLGLGPGRGPDFAGGLGTPTEVKAMPEPVAAVSCGGFFTMALTEGGQLWNWGANSNYELGRGDKIGGWKPQPVPSLKDVRLVQIASGGYHSLALTDKGEVLSWGHGGHGQLGHSSLHSRKVPEPVVALANEKVTYIACGGSSSAAVTDKGSLYMWGNAADSQLGVPGLPELQSSPIEVKFLSDDDGLGDHKVLSVSVGASHAMCLVSRSSC, from the exons ATGGCCGTCCGCCGCCGTATCATTACGTCCATCTCGTCTTCCACCTTCAGTTGCAATTGGTCGCGCTGCATATCCTCTTCCGCCACCAATTCGCCTCCTCTTATATACGATTACTCCAAAAATTCCTCatccaccgccgccgccgatcAATCTGTTACCCTCCAGCTCCTCTCATGGGGTCGCGGCGCCTCCGGTCAGCTCGGTGGTGGAATCGAGGAAACCAGGATATACCCGGCGCCGGTATGCACCATCATTGCCCCACCtaatttctccctaactcgcTCAGTACCCGGCCGTCTCCCCCAACTCAGTGATGGCGAGTCGCCGTTGGAGGTGGGTATTTCTTGCGGGTTATTCCATTCGGGTCTGCTGGTGGACGGAAAGCTGTGGATTTGGGGGAAAGGTGACGGCGGCAGGCTTGGATTCGGCCAGGAAACCTCGGTTTTTGTTCCTGCACGGAACCCTAATTTGGAATCTGATGTGAGAAGCATTGCTCTCGGCGGCCTCCATTCCGTCGCGCTCGATGTCCTTGGCCGCGTATTTACTTG GGGTTATGGTGGATTTGGTGCACTTGGGCATTCGGTCTATCACAGAGAGCTGTTGCCTAAAATGGTCGAAGGATCTTGGGATGAAGAAATGTTCCATATTGCAACCAGTGGAACACATACAGCTGCCATCACCAAATCTG GGAAACTCTATATTTGGGGGCGAGATGAAGGGGATGGTAGATTGGGTCTTGGTCCTGGTCGTGGCCCAGATTTTGCTGGTGGTCTCGGCACGCCTACTGAAGTAAAAGCAATGCCTGAGCCAGTGGCTGCTGTTTCATGTGGCGGCTTTTTCACTATGGCATTAACTGAAGGGGGTCAGCTTTGGAACTGGGGCG CAAACTCCAATTATGAGCTTGGTAGAGGTGACAAAATTGGTGGCTGGAAACCCCAACCTGTTCCTAGTCTCAAAGATGTTCGCTTAGTGCAAATAGCTAGTGGTGGATATCATTCTCTTGCTTTGACTG ATAAGGGAGAAGTTCTTTCATGGGGGCATGGAGGACATGGTCAACTAGGTCATTCTTCCCTTCATAGTCGAAAAGTTCCTGAACCTGTTGTGGCCTTAGCTAATGAGAAGGTCACTTATATTGCTTGTGGAGGTTCATCATCAGCTGCTGTAACTG ATAAAGGGAGCTTATACATGTGGGGGAACGCTGCAGATAGTCAACTTGGCGTTCCTGGACTTCCAGAATTACAATCGTCTCCTATCGAGGTTAAATTTCTCTCCGATGATGATGGGTTAGGAGACCACAAAGTGCTTTCTGTTTCTGTTGGTGCTTCTCATGCTATGTGCCTCGTTTCAAGATCAAGTTGCTGA
- the LOC125191759 gene encoding RCC1 domain-containing protein RUG3, mitochondrial isoform X2, protein MSLAAYLLVFRGYGGFGALGHSVYHRELLPKMVEGSWDEEMFHIATSGTHTAAITKSGKLYIWGRDEGDGRLGLGPGRGPDFAGGLGTPTEVKAMPEPVAAVSCGGFFTMALTEGGQLWNWGANSNYELGRGDKIGGWKPQPVPSLKDVRLVQIASGGYHSLALTDKGEVLSWGHGGHGQLGHSSLHSRKVPEPVVALANEKVTYIACGGSSSAAVTDKGSLYMWGNAADSQLGVPGLPELQSSPIEVKFLSDDDGLGDHKVLSVSVGASHAMCLVSRSSC, encoded by the exons ATGTCCTTGGCCGCGTATTTACTTG TTTTCAGGGGTTATGGTGGATTTGGTGCACTTGGGCATTCGGTCTATCACAGAGAGCTGTTGCCTAAAATGGTCGAAGGATCTTGGGATGAAGAAATGTTCCATATTGCAACCAGTGGAACACATACAGCTGCCATCACCAAATCTG GGAAACTCTATATTTGGGGGCGAGATGAAGGGGATGGTAGATTGGGTCTTGGTCCTGGTCGTGGCCCAGATTTTGCTGGTGGTCTCGGCACGCCTACTGAAGTAAAAGCAATGCCTGAGCCAGTGGCTGCTGTTTCATGTGGCGGCTTTTTCACTATGGCATTAACTGAAGGGGGTCAGCTTTGGAACTGGGGCG CAAACTCCAATTATGAGCTTGGTAGAGGTGACAAAATTGGTGGCTGGAAACCCCAACCTGTTCCTAGTCTCAAAGATGTTCGCTTAGTGCAAATAGCTAGTGGTGGATATCATTCTCTTGCTTTGACTG ATAAGGGAGAAGTTCTTTCATGGGGGCATGGAGGACATGGTCAACTAGGTCATTCTTCCCTTCATAGTCGAAAAGTTCCTGAACCTGTTGTGGCCTTAGCTAATGAGAAGGTCACTTATATTGCTTGTGGAGGTTCATCATCAGCTGCTGTAACTG ATAAAGGGAGCTTATACATGTGGGGGAACGCTGCAGATAGTCAACTTGGCGTTCCTGGACTTCCAGAATTACAATCGTCTCCTATCGAGGTTAAATTTCTCTCCGATGATGATGGGTTAGGAGACCACAAAGTGCTTTCTGTTTCTGTTGGTGCTTCTCATGCTATGTGCCTCGTTTCAAGATCAAGTTGCTGA
- the LOC125197228 gene encoding uncharacterized protein LOC125197228, with translation MPLISCDGAPPPLLMVVEYLESSMSNDLLYKFPDNSALDFNYAQSSIWSPLLPRAALLTYEEVGLLENTKKIAGKIKRKFTDAVLNNVSRCIKMKRRRRRSFRFSPRRHPSPSPKGLAKVMKGAANQFKKRMKKSSNLDFDHS, from the exons ATGCCTCTGATCTCCTGCGACGGCGCTCCGCCGCCACTCTTAATGGTGGTGGAGTATCTAGAATCTTCCATGTCGAATGACCTCCTCTACAAGTTCCCCGACAACTCTGCCTTGGATTTCAACTACGCCCAGAGCTCCATTTGGTCCCCTCTCCTCCCCCGCGCTGCGCTGCTCACTTATGAAGAAGTGGGCTTGCTTGAAAACACCAAGAAAATTGCTGGGAAAATTAAGAGGAAGTTCACCGATGCTGTGCTTAACAATGTGAGCAGGTGCATCAAGATGaagaggcggaggcggaggtCTTTCAGGTTTTCTCCGCGGCGCCACCCTTCACCTAGTCCCAAG gGATTGGCTAAAGTGATGAAGGGTGCAGCTAATCAGTTTAAgaagagaatgaagaaaagttcgaatttggattttgatcattcttga
- the LOC125195908 gene encoding protein FAR-RED IMPAIRED RESPONSE 1 isoform X1 produces the protein MVDFEDNVGGGEQSIASNVVDIVDAAKSREGQVSSSSRRDAVEIEGDTFEPHDGIEFDSHEAAYSFYQEYAKSMGFTTSIKNSRRSKKTKEFIDAKFACSRYGVTPESESGVSRRPSVKKTDCKASMHVKKKRDGKWYIHEFVKEHNHELLPALAYHFRIHRNVKLAEKSNIDILYAVSERTRKMYVEMSRQAIVSQNCCLTKNEFDHQFDRGRFLALEEGDAQIVLEYFVQIQKENPCFFYAIDLNEDQRVRNLFWVDAKSRKDYATFNDVVFFDTSYTKSSEKMPIALFLGVNHHFQPMMLGCALLADETKPTFVWLMKTWLRAMGGQSPKVIISDQDKQLKSAIEEVMPYSRHCFALWHILERVPETLAHVLKKHENFMKKFNKCIFKSLTDEEFDMRWWKMVSRFELQENEWIHSIYVDHKKWVPSFMRDTFLAGMSPHQRSDSVNSFFDKYIHKKINLKEFVRQYGAIIQNQYEDEDMADFDTWHKQPALKSPSPWEKQMSAIYTHAIFRRFQIEVLGVVGCHPKKEKEYGGNTTFRVDDCEKNENFVVTWNEAKVEVSCSCLMFEYKGFLCRHAMIVLQICGLSSIPSQYILKRWMKDAKNKQMLVEGTERIRNRIQRYNDLCKRAIGLGEEGSLSEENYNIACRALVEALKNCVNINNENPVDCSSNTGGLRFTEEEDLLLPPAKTIRKNNTSKKRKTQPEPEAVAIDTQDGLQQMEPLSSEGIPLNGYYGSQQHVHGLLNLMEPPNDTFYVGQQTMQGLGQLHSLASSHDSFYGAQQSMPAMGHLDFRQPTYTYGMQDEQSIRPAQLPGTARHA, from the exons ATGGTGGATTTTGAGGACAATGTGGGAGGTGGTGAACAAAGCATTGCGTCAAATGTAGTGGATATTGTAGATGCTGCAAAGAGTCGGGAGGGCCAGGTAAGCAGTTCGTCTAGAAGAGATGCTGTGGAGATTGAAGGAGACACCTTTGAACCACATGATGGCATTGAGTTCGACTCCCATGAGGCTGCCTATTCGTTTTATCAGGAATATGCAAAGTCTATGGGTTTCACCACCTCGATCAAAAACAGCCGCCgctcaaagaaaacaaaagaattcATTGATGCTAAATTTGCATGTTCAAGATATGGAGTCACACCAGAATCAGAGAGTGGTGTCAGCAGAAGGCCGAGTGTTAAGAAGACGGATTGTAAAGCCAGTATGCATGTGAAGAAGAAACGGGATGGTAAGTGGTATATTCATGAGTTTGTAAAGGAACACAATCATGAGCTTTTGCCTGCCTTAGCATATCATTTTCGTATCCATAGGAATGTGAAGTTAGCTGAGAAGAGTAACATAGACATTCTGTATGCGGTTAGTGAGAGGACGAGGAAGATGTATGTTGAGATGTCGAGACAAGCTATAGTGAGTCAAAATTGTTGCCTCACCAAGAATGAGTTTGATCACCAGTTTGACAGAGGTAGGTTCTTGGCCCTAGAAGAGGGGGATGCTCAAATTGTCTTAGAATATTTTGTGCAAATCCAGAAGGAGAATCCTTGTTTCTTTTATGCAATCGACTTGAACGAAGATCAGCGAGTGAGGAACTTGTTCTGGGTCGATGCAAAAAGCAGGAAAGACTATGCCACCTTCAATGATGTTGTGTTCTTCGATACTAGTTACACAAAAAGCAGCGAGAAGATGCCTATTGCTCTGTTCCTTGGGGTGAACCATCATTTCCAGCCTATGATGCTTGGATGTGCATTGCTAGCTGATGAAACCAAACCAACATTTGTTTGGTTAATGAAGACATGGCTCAGAGCGATGGGCGGCCAATCTCCGAAAGTTATAATCAGCGATCAAGATAAACAATTGAAATCAGCAATTGAAGAAGTTATGCCATATTCACGCCATTGCTTTGCTTTATGGCATATTTTGGAAAGAGTCCCCGAAACCCTTGCCCACGTGCTAAAAAAGCACGAGAATTTCATGAAAAAGTTCAACAAGTGCATTTTCAAGTCATTGACAGATGAAGAGTTTGACATGAGGTGGTGGAAGATGGTCAGCCGATTTGAGCTACAAGAAAATGAATGGATTCATTCAATCTATGTGGACCATAAAAAGTGGGTTCCTTCATTCATGAGGGATACATTTCTGGCTGGGATGTCCCCACATCAGCGATCGGATAGTGTGAATTCCTTTTTTGACAAATACATTCATAAGAAGATCAATTTGAAAGAGTTTGTGAGACAATACGGGGCAATAATTCAGAACCAGTACGAAGATGAAGACATGGCAGACTTCGATACCTGGCACAAACAGCCGGCACTAAAGTCGCCTTCACCTTGGGAAAAACAGATGTCGGCAATCTATACCCATGCTATATTTCGGAGATTCCAGATAGAGGTCCTGGGTGTTGTAGGATGCCATCCTAAGAAGGAAAAGGAATACGGAGGCAACACCACTTTTAGAGTTGATGATTGCgagaaaaatgagaattttgtAGTAACATGGAATGAAGCAAAGGTAGAGGTTTCTTGCTCTTGCCTAATGTTTGAATACAAAGGTTTTCTTTGTCGGCATGCAATGATTGTCCTCCAAATATGTGGTCTTTCCAGTATCCCGTCTCAATATATCCTAAAGAGGTGGATGAAAGACGCCAAAAACAAGCAAATGTTGGTCGAAGGAACTGAAAGAATCCGAAATAGGATACAGAGGTATAACGATCTATGCAAGCGTGCTATTGGATTGGGAGAAGAAGGTTCCTTGAGTGAGGAGAATTACAACATTGCTTGCCGCGCTCTAGTTGAAGCTCTGAAAAACTGCGTAAATATAAACAACGAAAACCCTGTAGATTGCAGTAGTAACACAGGTGGACTTCGTTTTACTGAAGAAGAGGACCTGCTGCTCCCACCTGCCAAAACCATTAGGAAAAATAACACAAGCAAGAAAAGAAAG ACGCAGCCAGAGCCAGAAGCAGTTGCGATTGATACTCAAGACGGTTTGCAGCAAATG gAACCTCTAAGCTCAGAGGGAATCCCTTTAAATGGATACTATGGATCTCAACAACATGTGCATGGACTG TTAAATCTGATGGAGCCACCAAATGACACATTCTACGTAGGTCAACAGACTATGCAGGGACTG GGACAATTGCATTCCCTTGCTTCTAGCCATGACAGTTTCTATGGTGCTCAACAAAGTATGCCTGCAATG GGGCACTTGGATTTTAGACAACCGACGTACACTTATGGCATGCAG GATGAGCAAAGTATTAGACCAGCACAGCTGCCTGGTACGGCTAGACATGCTTGA
- the LOC125195908 gene encoding protein FAR-RED IMPAIRED RESPONSE 1 isoform X3 encodes MYVEMSRQAIVSQNCCLTKNEFDHQFDRGRFLALEEGDAQIVLEYFVQIQKENPCFFYAIDLNEDQRVRNLFWVDAKSRKDYATFNDVVFFDTSYTKSSEKMPIALFLGVNHHFQPMMLGCALLADETKPTFVWLMKTWLRAMGGQSPKVIISDQDKQLKSAIEEVMPYSRHCFALWHILERVPETLAHVLKKHENFMKKFNKCIFKSLTDEEFDMRWWKMVSRFELQENEWIHSIYVDHKKWVPSFMRDTFLAGMSPHQRSDSVNSFFDKYIHKKINLKEFVRQYGAIIQNQYEDEDMADFDTWHKQPALKSPSPWEKQMSAIYTHAIFRRFQIEVLGVVGCHPKKEKEYGGNTTFRVDDCEKNENFVVTWNEAKVEVSCSCLMFEYKGFLCRHAMIVLQICGLSSIPSQYILKRWMKDAKNKQMLVEGTERIRNRIQRYNDLCKRAIGLGEEGSLSEENYNIACRALVEALKNCVNINNENPVDCSSNTGGLRFTEEEDLLLPPAKTIRKNNTSKKRKTQPEPEAVAIDTQDGLQQMEPLSSEGIPLNGYYGSQQHVHGLLNLMEPPNDTFYVGQQTMQGLGQLHSLASSHDSFYGAQQSMPAMGHLDFRQPTYTYGMQDEQSIRPAQLPGTARHA; translated from the exons ATGTATGTTGAGATGTCGAGACAAGCTATAGTGAGTCAAAATTGTTGCCTCACCAAGAATGAGTTTGATCACCAGTTTGACAGAGGTAGGTTCTTGGCCCTAGAAGAGGGGGATGCTCAAATTGTCTTAGAATATTTTGTGCAAATCCAGAAGGAGAATCCTTGTTTCTTTTATGCAATCGACTTGAACGAAGATCAGCGAGTGAGGAACTTGTTCTGGGTCGATGCAAAAAGCAGGAAAGACTATGCCACCTTCAATGATGTTGTGTTCTTCGATACTAGTTACACAAAAAGCAGCGAGAAGATGCCTATTGCTCTGTTCCTTGGGGTGAACCATCATTTCCAGCCTATGATGCTTGGATGTGCATTGCTAGCTGATGAAACCAAACCAACATTTGTTTGGTTAATGAAGACATGGCTCAGAGCGATGGGCGGCCAATCTCCGAAAGTTATAATCAGCGATCAAGATAAACAATTGAAATCAGCAATTGAAGAAGTTATGCCATATTCACGCCATTGCTTTGCTTTATGGCATATTTTGGAAAGAGTCCCCGAAACCCTTGCCCACGTGCTAAAAAAGCACGAGAATTTCATGAAAAAGTTCAACAAGTGCATTTTCAAGTCATTGACAGATGAAGAGTTTGACATGAGGTGGTGGAAGATGGTCAGCCGATTTGAGCTACAAGAAAATGAATGGATTCATTCAATCTATGTGGACCATAAAAAGTGGGTTCCTTCATTCATGAGGGATACATTTCTGGCTGGGATGTCCCCACATCAGCGATCGGATAGTGTGAATTCCTTTTTTGACAAATACATTCATAAGAAGATCAATTTGAAAGAGTTTGTGAGACAATACGGGGCAATAATTCAGAACCAGTACGAAGATGAAGACATGGCAGACTTCGATACCTGGCACAAACAGCCGGCACTAAAGTCGCCTTCACCTTGGGAAAAACAGATGTCGGCAATCTATACCCATGCTATATTTCGGAGATTCCAGATAGAGGTCCTGGGTGTTGTAGGATGCCATCCTAAGAAGGAAAAGGAATACGGAGGCAACACCACTTTTAGAGTTGATGATTGCgagaaaaatgagaattttgtAGTAACATGGAATGAAGCAAAGGTAGAGGTTTCTTGCTCTTGCCTAATGTTTGAATACAAAGGTTTTCTTTGTCGGCATGCAATGATTGTCCTCCAAATATGTGGTCTTTCCAGTATCCCGTCTCAATATATCCTAAAGAGGTGGATGAAAGACGCCAAAAACAAGCAAATGTTGGTCGAAGGAACTGAAAGAATCCGAAATAGGATACAGAGGTATAACGATCTATGCAAGCGTGCTATTGGATTGGGAGAAGAAGGTTCCTTGAGTGAGGAGAATTACAACATTGCTTGCCGCGCTCTAGTTGAAGCTCTGAAAAACTGCGTAAATATAAACAACGAAAACCCTGTAGATTGCAGTAGTAACACAGGTGGACTTCGTTTTACTGAAGAAGAGGACCTGCTGCTCCCACCTGCCAAAACCATTAGGAAAAATAACACAAGCAAGAAAAGAAAG ACGCAGCCAGAGCCAGAAGCAGTTGCGATTGATACTCAAGACGGTTTGCAGCAAATG gAACCTCTAAGCTCAGAGGGAATCCCTTTAAATGGATACTATGGATCTCAACAACATGTGCATGGACTG TTAAATCTGATGGAGCCACCAAATGACACATTCTACGTAGGTCAACAGACTATGCAGGGACTG GGACAATTGCATTCCCTTGCTTCTAGCCATGACAGTTTCTATGGTGCTCAACAAAGTATGCCTGCAATG GGGCACTTGGATTTTAGACAACCGACGTACACTTATGGCATGCAG GATGAGCAAAGTATTAGACCAGCACAGCTGCCTGGTACGGCTAGACATGCTTGA
- the LOC125195908 gene encoding protein FAR-RED IMPAIRED RESPONSE 1 isoform X2, with translation MVDFEDNVGGGEQSIASNVVDIVDAAKSREGQVSSSSRRDAVEIEGDTFEPHDGIEFDSHEAAYSFYQEYAKSMGFTTSIKNSRRSKKTKEFIDAKFACSRYGVTPESESGVSRRPSVKKTDCKASMHVKKKRDGKWYIHEFVKEHNHELLPALAYHFRIHRNVKLAEKSNIDILYAVSERTRKMYVEMSRQAIVSQNCCLTKNEFDHQFDRGRFLALEEGDAQIVLEYFVQIQKENPCFFYAIDLNEDQRVRNLFWVDAKSRKDYATFNDVVFFDTSYTKSSEKMPIALFLGVNHHFQPMMLGCALLADETKPTFVWLMKTWLRAMGGQSPKVIISDQDKQLKSAIEEVMPYSRHCFALWHILERVPETLAHVLKKHENFMKKFNKCIFKSLTDEEFDMRWWKMVSRFELQENEWIHSIYVDHKKWVPSFMRDTFLAGMSPHQRSDSVNSFFDKYIHKKINLKEFVRQYGAIIQNQYEDEDMADFDTWHKQPALKSPSPWEKQMSAIYTHAIFRRFQIEVLGVVGCHPKKEKEYGGNTTFRVDDCEKNENFVVTWNEAKVEVSCSCLMFEYKGFLCRHAMIVLQICGLSSIPSQYILKRWMKDAKNKQMLVEGTERIRNRIQRYNDLCKRAIGLGEEGSLSEENYNIACRALVEALKNCVNINNENPVDCSSNTGGLRFTEEEDLLLPPAKTIRKNNTSKKRKTQPEPEAVAIDTQDGLQQMEPLSSEGIPLNGYYGSQQHVHGLSYL, from the exons ATGGTGGATTTTGAGGACAATGTGGGAGGTGGTGAACAAAGCATTGCGTCAAATGTAGTGGATATTGTAGATGCTGCAAAGAGTCGGGAGGGCCAGGTAAGCAGTTCGTCTAGAAGAGATGCTGTGGAGATTGAAGGAGACACCTTTGAACCACATGATGGCATTGAGTTCGACTCCCATGAGGCTGCCTATTCGTTTTATCAGGAATATGCAAAGTCTATGGGTTTCACCACCTCGATCAAAAACAGCCGCCgctcaaagaaaacaaaagaattcATTGATGCTAAATTTGCATGTTCAAGATATGGAGTCACACCAGAATCAGAGAGTGGTGTCAGCAGAAGGCCGAGTGTTAAGAAGACGGATTGTAAAGCCAGTATGCATGTGAAGAAGAAACGGGATGGTAAGTGGTATATTCATGAGTTTGTAAAGGAACACAATCATGAGCTTTTGCCTGCCTTAGCATATCATTTTCGTATCCATAGGAATGTGAAGTTAGCTGAGAAGAGTAACATAGACATTCTGTATGCGGTTAGTGAGAGGACGAGGAAGATGTATGTTGAGATGTCGAGACAAGCTATAGTGAGTCAAAATTGTTGCCTCACCAAGAATGAGTTTGATCACCAGTTTGACAGAGGTAGGTTCTTGGCCCTAGAAGAGGGGGATGCTCAAATTGTCTTAGAATATTTTGTGCAAATCCAGAAGGAGAATCCTTGTTTCTTTTATGCAATCGACTTGAACGAAGATCAGCGAGTGAGGAACTTGTTCTGGGTCGATGCAAAAAGCAGGAAAGACTATGCCACCTTCAATGATGTTGTGTTCTTCGATACTAGTTACACAAAAAGCAGCGAGAAGATGCCTATTGCTCTGTTCCTTGGGGTGAACCATCATTTCCAGCCTATGATGCTTGGATGTGCATTGCTAGCTGATGAAACCAAACCAACATTTGTTTGGTTAATGAAGACATGGCTCAGAGCGATGGGCGGCCAATCTCCGAAAGTTATAATCAGCGATCAAGATAAACAATTGAAATCAGCAATTGAAGAAGTTATGCCATATTCACGCCATTGCTTTGCTTTATGGCATATTTTGGAAAGAGTCCCCGAAACCCTTGCCCACGTGCTAAAAAAGCACGAGAATTTCATGAAAAAGTTCAACAAGTGCATTTTCAAGTCATTGACAGATGAAGAGTTTGACATGAGGTGGTGGAAGATGGTCAGCCGATTTGAGCTACAAGAAAATGAATGGATTCATTCAATCTATGTGGACCATAAAAAGTGGGTTCCTTCATTCATGAGGGATACATTTCTGGCTGGGATGTCCCCACATCAGCGATCGGATAGTGTGAATTCCTTTTTTGACAAATACATTCATAAGAAGATCAATTTGAAAGAGTTTGTGAGACAATACGGGGCAATAATTCAGAACCAGTACGAAGATGAAGACATGGCAGACTTCGATACCTGGCACAAACAGCCGGCACTAAAGTCGCCTTCACCTTGGGAAAAACAGATGTCGGCAATCTATACCCATGCTATATTTCGGAGATTCCAGATAGAGGTCCTGGGTGTTGTAGGATGCCATCCTAAGAAGGAAAAGGAATACGGAGGCAACACCACTTTTAGAGTTGATGATTGCgagaaaaatgagaattttgtAGTAACATGGAATGAAGCAAAGGTAGAGGTTTCTTGCTCTTGCCTAATGTTTGAATACAAAGGTTTTCTTTGTCGGCATGCAATGATTGTCCTCCAAATATGTGGTCTTTCCAGTATCCCGTCTCAATATATCCTAAAGAGGTGGATGAAAGACGCCAAAAACAAGCAAATGTTGGTCGAAGGAACTGAAAGAATCCGAAATAGGATACAGAGGTATAACGATCTATGCAAGCGTGCTATTGGATTGGGAGAAGAAGGTTCCTTGAGTGAGGAGAATTACAACATTGCTTGCCGCGCTCTAGTTGAAGCTCTGAAAAACTGCGTAAATATAAACAACGAAAACCCTGTAGATTGCAGTAGTAACACAGGTGGACTTCGTTTTACTGAAGAAGAGGACCTGCTGCTCCCACCTGCCAAAACCATTAGGAAAAATAACACAAGCAAGAAAAGAAAG ACGCAGCCAGAGCCAGAAGCAGTTGCGATTGATACTCAAGACGGTTTGCAGCAAATG gAACCTCTAAGCTCAGAGGGAATCCCTTTAAATGGATACTATGGATCTCAACAACATGTGCATGGACTG TCTTATCTATAA